From a region of the Babylonia areolata isolate BAREFJ2019XMU chromosome 25, ASM4173473v1, whole genome shotgun sequence genome:
- the LOC143299379 gene encoding gelsolin-like protein 2 isoform X1: MPKGLVKAKKYDWKDTNLANFGSDEEKQVKKESAEQEPAWQGAGQEPGLKIWRIEQFEVKDWPEEDYGEFYNGDSYIILNTYKDEESEELYHDVHFWIGKNSTQDEYGTAAYKTVELDTLLDDKPVQHREVQGHESSLFKSYFKNGIQTMEGGAETGFRRVPKEEYIPRLMRFAKDSHGHIVVREIPRARSLVTSGDVFILDAGPTLYQFNGSSCSPMEKSKAMEYIGKIKEKRGEAESIVLDEADTRPSHDFFKLLDEEVDDDGNASDDEDGDCNKLLFRVNTDTRDYEEVKEGDVTIDDFKSDDVFIYDSGDTVFVWVGGSASSQEKKNGLPLGHSYLTKSGRPWRSISVVKEGVKSKQFTSALAA, from the exons ATGCCTAAAG GTCTGGTCAAAGCCAAGAAGTATGACTGGAAGGACACCAACCTTGCCAACTTTGGGTCTGACGAGGAAAAGCAAGTGAAAA AGGAGTCGGCAGAGCAAGAGCCAGCATGGCAGGGAGCTGGACAAGAACCTGGCCTGAAGATCTGGCGGATCGAG CAATTCGAAGTCAAGGATTGGCCAGAGGAAGACTACGGTGAATTCTACAATGGAGACTCCTATATCATCCTGAAT ACCTACAAGGATGAAGAGTCAGAAGAACTTTACCATGATGTCCATTTCTGGATTGGCAAAAACAGCACTCAG GATGAGTATGGAACAGCCGCCTACAAGACGGTGGAACTGGACACGCTTCTGGACGACAAACCGGTGCAACACCGAGAGGTCCAGGGACATGAGAGCTCTCTCTTCAAGTCCTACTTCAAGAATGGCATTCA gactaTGGAGGGAGGGGCGGAGACAGGTTTCCGCAGAGTCCCCAAGGAGGAGTACATACCTCGCCTGATGCGCTTCGCCAAGGACAGCCATGGTCACATCGTCGTCCGTGAG ATTCCTCGGGCTCGCAGCTTAGTGACGTCTGGTGATGTGTTCATCTTGGACGCTGGGCCCACTTTGTACCAGTTCAACGGCTCCTCCTGTAGCCCAATGGAGAAATCCAAG GCCATGGAGTACATTGGCAAAAtcaaagagaagagaggagaagcagAATCGATCGTGCTGGATGAAGCTGACACCAGGCCCTCC CATGACTTCTTCAAACTGTTGGATGAGGAGGTTGATGACGATGGCAATGCCTCTGACGATGAAGACGGTGACTGCAACAAGTTGTTGTTCAG GGTCAATACAGACACAAGAGACTATGAAGAGGTGAAAGAAGGGGACGTGACTATTGATGATTTCAAGTCAGAT GACGTGTTCATCTACGACTCTGGGGAcacggtgtttgtgtgggtggggggttcagcTTCCTCCCAAGAGAAGAAGAATGGTCTGCCTCTTGGTCAT AGCTACCTGACCAAGTCGGGCCGCCCCTGGAGGTCGATTTCCGTGGTGAAGGAGGGCGTCAAGAGCAAGCAGTTCACCTCCGCCCTTGCTGCCTag
- the LOC143299379 gene encoding gelsolin-like protein 2 isoform X2 — protein MPKGLVKAKKYDWKDTNLANFGSDEEKQVKKESAEQEPAWQGAGQEPGLKIWRIEQFEVKDWPEEDYGEFYNGDSYIILNTYKDEESEELYHDVHFWIGKNSTQDEYGTAAYKTVELDTLLDDKPVQHREVQGHESSLFKSYFKNGIQTMEGGAETGFRRVPKEEYIPRLMRFAKDSHGHIVVREIPRARSLVTSGDVFILDAGPTLYQFNGSSCSPMEKSKAMEYIGKIKEKRGEAESIVLDEADTRPSHDFFKLLDEEVDDDGNASDDEDGDCNKLLFRVNTDTRDYEEVKEGDVTIDDFKSDDVFIYDSGDTVFVWVGGSASSQEKKNGLPLGHTYLCESGQPWRSISVLKEGQKCKQFSSALAA, from the exons ATGCCTAAAG GTCTGGTCAAAGCCAAGAAGTATGACTGGAAGGACACCAACCTTGCCAACTTTGGGTCTGACGAGGAAAAGCAAGTGAAAA AGGAGTCGGCAGAGCAAGAGCCAGCATGGCAGGGAGCTGGACAAGAACCTGGCCTGAAGATCTGGCGGATCGAG CAATTCGAAGTCAAGGATTGGCCAGAGGAAGACTACGGTGAATTCTACAATGGAGACTCCTATATCATCCTGAAT ACCTACAAGGATGAAGAGTCAGAAGAACTTTACCATGATGTCCATTTCTGGATTGGCAAAAACAGCACTCAG GATGAGTATGGAACAGCCGCCTACAAGACGGTGGAACTGGACACGCTTCTGGACGACAAACCGGTGCAACACCGAGAGGTCCAGGGACATGAGAGCTCTCTCTTCAAGTCCTACTTCAAGAATGGCATTCA gactaTGGAGGGAGGGGCGGAGACAGGTTTCCGCAGAGTCCCCAAGGAGGAGTACATACCTCGCCTGATGCGCTTCGCCAAGGACAGCCATGGTCACATCGTCGTCCGTGAG ATTCCTCGGGCTCGCAGCTTAGTGACGTCTGGTGATGTGTTCATCTTGGACGCTGGGCCCACTTTGTACCAGTTCAACGGCTCCTCCTGTAGCCCAATGGAGAAATCCAAG GCCATGGAGTACATTGGCAAAAtcaaagagaagagaggagaagcagAATCGATCGTGCTGGATGAAGCTGACACCAGGCCCTCC CATGACTTCTTCAAACTGTTGGATGAGGAGGTTGATGACGATGGCAATGCCTCTGACGATGAAGACGGTGACTGCAACAAGTTGTTGTTCAG GGTCAATACAGACACAAGAGACTATGAAGAGGTGAAAGAAGGGGACGTGACTATTGATGATTTCAAGTCAGAT GACGTGTTCATCTACGACTCTGGGGAcacggtgtttgtgtgggtggggggttcagcTTCCTCCCAAGAGAAGAAGAATGGTCTGCCTCTTGGTCAT ACGTACTTGTGCGAGAGCGGGCAGCCTTGGCGTTCCATCAGTGTGTTGAAAGAGGGACAGAAGTGCAAGCAGTTCTCTTCTGCCCTGGCCGCTTGA